From one Nothobranchius furzeri strain GRZ-AD chromosome 2, NfurGRZ-RIMD1, whole genome shotgun sequence genomic stretch:
- the LOC107376943 gene encoding E3 ubiquitin-protein ligase TRIM39, producing the protein MISSSLLLSEAQFQCCICQDVFSEPVSIPCGHSFCLTCITSHWDNSLTCPKCHTEFNARPELCENSFAKEMSEQIRARRQNGVMEENIRCDVCVGKQSKALKSCLVCLTSFCESHLEPHLRVATLKLHKLVEPVAMLENRMCRQHQRLLELFCRSDQTCVCVLCTETDHCGHDTLPVERESQLKKAQMKRTKTKIHQMIQDREQKVKEIKLKVELSKENSKRDIEESKEVFSAVLRSIEEIQANLVETIQRKQAVAEQRAQRLVEELEQEITELQRRQSHLEQLFHSEDHLHVVQSFPAAASPPSVRPCSDLFVHSDTSLGTIRRAVADIREKLQSKLKKLSSQEHEKIQQYAVDIRLDPRTANPWLILSEDGKQVQDGEVEQNVMNAPERFDKAPCVLALKSVTSGRHYWEVCVGDKTAWDLGVARESINRKGLVTLSPEDGYWAICLRRAMEYRACAGQAELLCLSQRPQVVGVFLDYEDGMVSFYDAVNKSHIFSFTEFRFTEAMFPFFNPEMNENGSNKSPLTIRPVSEVYRSGDLDDITI; encoded by the exons ATGATCTCCAGCAGCCTTCTTTTGTCAGAggcgcagtttcagtgctgcatCTGTCAGGATGTTTTCTCCGAGCCAGTCTCCATCCCCTGCGGCCACAGCTTCTGCCTCACCTGCATCACGTCGCACTGGGACAACAGCCTCacctgtcccaaatgtcacaccgAGTTCAACGCTCGCCCTGAACTTTGTGAAAACTCTTTCGCCAAAGAGATGTCGGAGCAGATCAGAGCAAGAAGGCAGAATGGCGTGATGGAGGAGAACATACGATGTGATGTGTGCGTGGGAAAGCAAAGTAAGGCTCTGAAGTCCTGCCTCGTGTGTCTGACCTCGTTCTGCGAGAGCCACCTGGAGCCTCACCTGAGAGTCGCCACCTTGAAACTTCACAAGCTGGTGGAGCCGGTGGCCATGCTGGAGAACAGGATGTGCAGGCAGCACCAGAGGCTCCTGGAGCTGTTCTGCAGGAGTgaccagacgtgtgtgtgtgtcctatgcACTGAAACGGACCACTGTGGTCACGACACCCTCCCAGTGGAGCGGGAGAGCCAGCTGAAGAAG GCCCAGATGAAAAGAACAAAGACAAAAATTCATCAGATGATCCAGGATAGAGAGCAGAAAGTGAAGGAGATCAAACTGAAAGTTGAGCTAAGCAAA GAGAACTCAAAGAGGGACATTGAGGAAAGCAAGGAGGTTTTCTCCGCTGTGCTTCGCAGCATCGAGGAAATCCAGGCCAATCTGGTGGAGACAATCCAGAGGAAGCAGGCAGTGGCAGAACAGAGAGCCCAGAGGCTCGTGGAGGAGCTGGAGCAGGAAATCACAGAGCTGCAGAGGAGACAGAGTCATCTGGAGCAGCTTTTTCACTCAGAGGATCACCTCCATGTTGTCCAG AGTTTTCCAGCTGCCGCCTCGCCTCCATCTGTTAGACCCTGCTCCGACCTCTTCGTCCACTCAGACACGAGTTTGGGAACCATAAGGCGAGCGGTGGCTGATATTCGGGAGAAGCTCCAATCAAAACTGAAAAAGCTTTCCAGTCAAG AACATGAGAAGATCCAACAGTATGCAG TTGACATTCGTCTGGACCCCAGGACTGCCAACCCCTGGCTTATCCTGTCAGAAGACGGGAAACAAGTCCAGGATGGAGAAGTTGAACAAAATGTAATGAATGCTCCTGAACGTTTCGACAAAGCTCCGTGTGTCCTTGCTCTGAAG AGTGTCACCTCAGGCAGACACTACTGGGAGGTTTGTGTTGGAGACAAGACGGCGTGGGATTTAGGGGTAGCCCGAGAGTCCATCAACAGGAAGGGATTGGTGACCCTGAGTCCGGAGGACGGGTACTGGGCCATTTGTCTGAGGAGAGCCATGGAGTACCGAGCCTGTGCGGGTCAGGCGGAGCTGCTGTGTCTGTCTCAGAGGCCACAGGTCGTCGGGGTCTTTCTGGATTACGAGGACGGGATGGTGTCTTTTTACGACGCTGTCAACAAGTCGCACATCTTCTCCTTCACAGAGTTCCGGTTCACGGAAGCCATGTTTCCTTTTTTCAACCCAGAAATGAATGAGAATGGTAGCAACAAGTCACCGCTCACCATCCGCCCTGTTAGTGAGGTCTACAGGAGCGGGGACTTGGATGACATCACTATATGA